The Flavivirga eckloniae genomic interval ATTCATCAAACAGTTCAATTAGTTTTTCATCTGAAGGTCTAGGAGCATTATTATTTACAATATTTCCATGAGGATCAATTAAAATAAAGCGAGGAATACCAGCTATTGAATACCCTTTTATAAAATCTGATTCTAAGGCATTGTCTGCGAGTAACTGAATACCATCTAATTTTTCTTTATCAATAAAAGCTCTCCATTTTTCGTAATTCTTTCTCTCATCAACCGAAATCGTAACAAACTGAATATTTTTACCATGGTATTTTTTTTCAACTTTATCTAAAAAAGGCATTTGGTAAATGCAAGGCCCACACCATGTGGCCCACACGTCTATATATACGTATTTGCCTTTAAAGTCATCTAAAGAATTAGTGCCACCAGCATAATTTTCGTAATCCACAAATTTAGGAGAAGGAGAACCAGCTGCAACGCGTTTTAAAATATTATATTTTTCGGTGACTTTTGCTATATGTTTTTCGTTTGTAGATGTTGTTTTGAAGGCACTATAATAACCATCCAGATCTTCGAAATAATCCATATACATAATCGCATTTTCAAACAATAAGCTGTCTTTTATAAACGTATTGTTAAGTGTTGCTAGTTCTTTTAAATAAGCAACTTCATCTGATATTCCTTCAGATTCAACTATTTTTTGAGCTTTTTTTCTGTAATGAAACTTAATAAGCTCTTTATAAGATTCTGAGAATAAAAAATCGGCATCATTGGTATAGGAAAGACCTTCTAACTCATAATGAAGATCTTTTGATTCTTCGAAATTAGGTGTCTTTATCATAATATGAAGATCTTCTAATAATGTAAGATCTAACAAGTATTCATAATTGATGTTTCTTTTTTCTTGGGTCTTGAAAACTTCAGAAAGACCTTCGGTTGAGGCCAATACTTTCATAATAGACTTTTTCAATTCTATTTGCTTAGCTTTAAAAGTAGCTTGGTCTAATTGATAAATAGATGAAATACTATCTGTTTGCACAGATTTATCAAGAGCAGTTTTTAACTGTTCTTTTTTCAACAAATAGTTGTTAGCCGCACTACCCTCACCAGAAAACGTTATCGTATTTTTAAAATCACTTGCATCGTAAGTCATATTAATATCATTACCGTTTTCTAGATACAATTCCATTCTG includes:
- a CDS encoding TlpA family protein disulfide reductase, encoding MKKIIYLLSITITVMSCEKITTPRDYIVFSGKIENHADNKINLHITGLGPIILKEDGRFVDTIKIKNTGHYMFVDAKKNRMELYLENGNDINMTYDASDFKNTITFSGEGSAANNYLLKKEQLKTALDKSVQTDSISSIYQLDQATFKAKQIELKKSIMKVLASTEGLSEVFKTQEKRNINYEYLLDLTLLEDLHIMIKTPNFEESKDLHYELEGLSYTNDADFLFSESYKELIKFHYRKKAQKIVESEGISDEVAYLKELATLNNTFIKDSLLFENAIMYMDYFEDLDGYYSAFKTTSTNEKHIAKVTEKYNILKRVAAGSPSPKFVDYENYAGGTNSLDDFKGKYVYIDVWATWCGPCIYQMPFLDKVEKKYHGKNIQFVTISVDERKNYEKWRAFIDKEKLDGIQLLADNALESDFIKGYSIAGIPRFILIDPHGNIVNNNAPRPSDEKLIELFDELGI